The following proteins come from a genomic window of Novosphingobium aromaticivorans DSM 12444:
- a CDS encoding aromatic ring-hydroxylating dioxygenase subunit alpha gives MSVFLRNAWYMACWSHEVPEGGFLARRLLDKPWVIWRKADGTPVIMADRCPHRFVPLSRGQRDGDMMRCGYHGLAFSSSGGCVHNPFTDEALPLARVEVLPVVEKHTGLWFWPGDADRADPALIPDFGFLDVERPLHRGHLKMDAGYELVTDNLMDLSHAEFIHRDSFGVNGSLLTCGQHEVVQDEGGAIWNNWTMPDSEPPSWAVAMLPEGARTDQWLHMRWNAPSCLALFLGLARSGTDRKDMVVPPMADPHILTPETVTSTHYFYTHEPTPEAHALLEKAFLEEDHPMLHAQQEAMGSADFWDLRPVVLPSDAGAIRVRRRMMQLRRAEAGLEEEAAA, from the coding sequence ATGAGCGTGTTCCTTCGCAATGCCTGGTACATGGCGTGCTGGTCGCACGAGGTGCCGGAGGGGGGATTTCTCGCCCGCCGCCTGCTGGACAAGCCCTGGGTGATCTGGCGCAAGGCAGACGGGACGCCGGTGATCATGGCCGATCGTTGCCCGCACCGGTTCGTCCCGCTTAGCCGTGGGCAGCGCGATGGCGACATGATGCGGTGCGGCTATCACGGGCTGGCCTTCAGCAGCAGCGGCGGCTGCGTGCACAACCCCTTTACCGATGAAGCACTGCCGCTGGCGCGGGTCGAGGTGCTGCCGGTGGTAGAGAAGCACACTGGCCTGTGGTTCTGGCCGGGGGATGCCGACCGAGCAGATCCGGCGCTGATCCCCGATTTCGGTTTCCTTGACGTCGAACGCCCGCTCCATCGCGGACACCTCAAAATGGATGCCGGCTACGAGCTGGTGACCGACAATCTGATGGACCTCAGCCACGCCGAATTCATTCACCGCGACAGTTTCGGCGTGAACGGCTCCTTGCTGACTTGCGGCCAGCACGAAGTGGTGCAGGACGAGGGCGGGGCAATCTGGAACAACTGGACGATGCCGGATTCCGAGCCGCCATCCTGGGCCGTGGCAATGCTGCCCGAAGGAGCCCGGACCGACCAATGGCTCCATATGCGCTGGAATGCGCCTTCGTGTCTTGCGTTGTTCCTCGGTCTTGCTCGGTCGGGAACCGATCGCAAGGACATGGTCGTGCCGCCGATGGCAGACCCGCACATCCTGACGCCGGAGACGGTGACATCGACGCACTACTTCTACACCCACGAGCCGACGCCTGAAGCACATGCGCTGCTGGAGAAGGCCTTCCTCGAGGAGGATCACCCGATGCTCCACGCACAGCAGGAGGCTATGGGCAGCGCCGATTTCTGGGACTTGCGCCCGGTGGTCCTGCCTTCCGATGCGGGTGCAATCCGCGTTCGGCGGCGGATGATGCAGCTGCGACGGGCTGAAGCGGGTCTGGAGGAGGAGGCTGCCGCCTGA
- a CDS encoding nuclear transport factor 2 family protein: protein MRRAVALALLALLGNGPAAPDNRRIVEDFARLFYVERDVKKAFEAYVAPDYIQHNPGVPDGRDAAIALLQPMFSDHTRSFEVRKILVDGDLAAIHIFARPNPEARGAAVADFYRLKDGKIVEHWDVIQPIPEKSANPHPMF, encoded by the coding sequence ATGCGCCGCGCCGTTGCCCTCGCCCTTCTGGCGCTTCTGGGCAACGGCCCCGCTGCTCCGGACAACCGCCGCATCGTCGAGGATTTCGCTCGACTGTTCTACGTCGAACGCGATGTAAAGAAGGCGTTCGAGGCCTACGTCGCGCCGGACTACATCCAGCACAACCCGGGCGTTCCCGACGGGCGCGACGCCGCGATTGCGCTGCTTCAGCCGATGTTCTCCGACCACACCCGAAGCTTCGAGGTTCGCAAGATCCTGGTCGACGGCGATCTCGCCGCGATCCACATCTTCGCCCGGCCAAACCCCGAGGCGCGTGGCGCTGCGGTCGCGGACTTCTACCGTCTCAAGGACGGCAAGATCGTCGAGCACTGGGACGTGATCCAGCCAATCCCGGAAAAGTCGGCCAATCCACACCCGATGTTCTAG
- a CDS encoding C-glycoside deglycosidase beta subunit domain-containing protein, whose product MFDKYLIDAATVHNTGPVDAPTGFSFQAKLGYYRGLGLSMIEELNVGIDGEVLPRAAIRFDEGPGPLTLDEMETAFDRRWAFGTPATILVDLPGGFPAGEHTLTLQQKLRVSYLPFPSFNNDEKTVKVA is encoded by the coding sequence ATGTTCGACAAGTACCTGATCGACGCAGCCACCGTGCACAACACCGGCCCGGTAGACGCACCCACCGGTTTCTCGTTCCAGGCCAAGCTCGGCTATTATCGCGGCCTCGGCCTATCGATGATCGAGGAGCTCAACGTCGGCATCGACGGCGAGGTTCTCCCGCGTGCCGCCATCCGCTTCGACGAAGGCCCCGGTCCGCTTACCCTCGACGAGATGGAGACCGCTTTCGACCGCCGCTGGGCATTCGGCACTCCGGCAACGATCCTCGTCGACCTGCCCGGCGGCTTCCCGGCGGGCGAGCACACGCTCACGCTCCAGCAGAAGCTGCGCGTTTCCTATCTGCCCTTCCCGTCGTTCAACAACGACGAGAAGACGGTGAAGGTCGCCTGA
- a CDS encoding sugar phosphate isomerase/epimerase family protein produces MSKIKRGVSLYSFQEELFLGRMNVEDCVSFAASIGATGIEILPEQNMPTFPNLSDAQVEEWKAMVARHGCHFTAYDMFLDTKLRKDRLMSDDEQVESIVRDLRLCNRLGIRNMRVLVFVRPDILGRCVPYAEELDVHMGVEVHAPWHLEHAWILRTIEEADRLGTKHLGILPDMGIFMKHYPPAFRARFERQGARPEVTQFIVDQHEAKIMAEYTIYEVAVKMGGNKAEVAMAETLRHAPYANPKRIADYAPYFHHIQAKFYEMDEDCTDPSIAYDEVIDALVGCGWEGTLSSEYEGNRWIQDVHEVDSREQVRRQHVMFERLIVQSEARHAGKEAALCSTST; encoded by the coding sequence ATGTCCAAGATCAAGCGGGGCGTCAGCCTCTATTCCTTCCAGGAGGAGCTGTTCCTCGGCCGCATGAACGTGGAGGACTGCGTGTCCTTCGCCGCATCCATCGGCGCGACAGGGATCGAGATCCTGCCCGAACAGAACATGCCGACATTCCCGAACCTGTCCGACGCGCAGGTGGAGGAATGGAAGGCCATGGTCGCCCGCCACGGCTGCCACTTCACCGCCTATGACATGTTCCTCGACACCAAGCTGCGCAAGGACCGGCTCATGTCGGACGACGAGCAGGTCGAAAGCATCGTTCGCGACCTCAGGCTCTGCAACCGGCTGGGCATCCGCAACATGCGCGTCCTGGTCTTCGTGCGTCCCGACATCCTTGGTCGCTGCGTGCCCTATGCCGAAGAGCTGGACGTCCACATGGGCGTCGAGGTTCACGCCCCGTGGCACCTCGAGCACGCATGGATCCTGCGCACGATCGAAGAAGCGGACCGCCTCGGCACGAAGCACCTCGGCATCCTGCCCGACATGGGCATCTTCATGAAGCACTACCCGCCCGCATTCCGCGCGCGCTTCGAGCGGCAGGGCGCCCGCCCCGAAGTTACGCAGTTCATCGTCGACCAGCACGAGGCCAAGATCATGGCCGAGTACACGATCTACGAAGTCGCGGTGAAGATGGGGGGCAACAAGGCCGAGGTTGCCATGGCCGAAACCCTGCGCCACGCGCCCTACGCCAATCCGAAGCGGATCGCCGACTACGCGCCCTATTTCCACCACATCCAGGCCAAGTTCTACGAAATGGACGAGGACTGCACAGACCCGTCGATCGCCTACGACGAAGTGATCGACGCTCTGGTCGGCTGCGGATGGGAAGGAACCCTGTCGAGCGAGTATGAAGGCAACCGCTGGATCCAGGACGTCCACGAGGTGGACAGCCGCGAACAGGTGCGTCGCCAGCACGTGATGTTCGAACGCCTGATCGTCCAATCCGAAGCAAGACACGCCGGGAAGGAAGCCGCCTTATGTTCGACAAGTACCTGA
- a CDS encoding MFS transporter — MTSQTTGGTGIETGGHRRPGVAQGLTIVLTGFLPIIAIVSMFPAVPAMISHFASDPSAPTKVPAMVSAPGLTVAILALFAGLMVDKFGRRRLLLLSTGLYGFIGMAPMFLQDLDQIYASRLLLGVAEAAILTTANTLIGDYWDEAGRHRWLSLQGIIGPFFGSAVIFTSGYLASMSWDSVFLIYSVGFVAFLAMFAFIYEPENDETARKMLGIGAAASTPFPWKGVLLFSVVTLFGGALYYVFIINGGIVWQELGVSDPAEIGRLTTIPSMFVIVGALIFWATGRFGPRIQLTVFLCLLGSGLAVIGSASDWKGMVAGMALQQTGAGMAVPTLIAWAQSYLPFEHRGRGMGVWTSTFFFGQFVSPLLVSVARTSAGSMQGAFVIAGLLGLVIAAVTWFIVTPRQPQLATA, encoded by the coding sequence ATGACCAGTCAGACCACAGGCGGGACCGGGATTGAAACCGGTGGCCATCGGAGGCCCGGTGTCGCACAGGGCCTCACCATCGTTCTCACCGGCTTCCTGCCTATCATCGCGATCGTCTCGATGTTCCCGGCCGTTCCGGCCATGATTTCGCACTTCGCCAGCGATCCCTCCGCCCCGACCAAGGTTCCGGCGATGGTATCTGCTCCAGGACTCACCGTGGCGATTCTCGCGCTCTTCGCGGGCTTGATGGTCGACAAGTTCGGACGTCGTCGCCTTCTGCTGCTGTCAACCGGGCTCTACGGCTTCATCGGCATGGCGCCGATGTTCCTTCAGGACCTCGACCAGATCTATGCGTCGCGCCTTCTGCTGGGCGTGGCCGAGGCCGCCATCCTGACCACGGCCAACACCCTCATCGGCGACTATTGGGACGAGGCGGGGCGCCACCGCTGGCTGTCCCTGCAGGGAATCATCGGTCCGTTCTTCGGCAGTGCGGTCATTTTCACCTCCGGCTACCTCGCGTCGATGAGCTGGGACTCGGTGTTCCTGATCTACAGCGTCGGCTTTGTCGCGTTCCTCGCGATGTTTGCCTTCATCTACGAGCCCGAGAACGACGAGACCGCCCGCAAGATGCTTGGCATCGGCGCGGCGGCGAGCACCCCGTTCCCGTGGAAGGGTGTGCTGCTGTTCAGCGTCGTCACCCTGTTCGGCGGCGCGCTCTACTATGTCTTCATCATCAATGGCGGAATCGTCTGGCAGGAACTGGGCGTGTCCGACCCGGCGGAAATCGGCCGCCTTACGACCATCCCGAGCATGTTCGTGATCGTCGGCGCGCTTATCTTCTGGGCCACCGGCCGCTTCGGCCCGCGCATCCAGCTGACCGTATTCCTCTGCCTCCTTGGGTCAGGCCTTGCGGTCATCGGCTCCGCAAGCGACTGGAAAGGCATGGTCGCGGGCATGGCGCTGCAGCAGACCGGTGCGGGCATGGCCGTCCCGACCTTGATCGCCTGGGCGCAGAGCTACCTGCCGTTCGAGCACCGGGGCCGCGGCATGGGCGTCTGGACCTCGACATTCTTCTTCGGCCAGTTCGTCTCGCCGCTGCTCGTCAGCGTCGCGCGGACTTCGGCGGGCTCGATGCAGGGCGCGTTCGTGATTGCCGGATTGCTCGGCCTCGTGATCGCTGCCGTCACCTGGTTCATCGTCACCCCGCGCCAACCGCAGTTGGCCACGGCCTGA
- a CDS encoding FAD-dependent oxidoreductase, whose amino-acid sequence MNKLEALIIGAGIGGLSAAIALARKGFSVTAIERDPSWSVYGVGIIQQSNVVRAMEQLGVLDSFLDAACGFDAVEIFAPDGTKVARVPSPRLVEGKPANVGIGRRALQKVLGDSAKALGTDLRLGLTAERIDDDGEKVAVTFSDGSTGSYDVVIGADGVYSQTRSMILPDAEKPQFTGQAVWRYNFPRAEGLDALQVYNGPTGVGLVPMSADVMYMYVTTPEPDNPRYPTEGIAAAMRGKLANCSPQIRALGEQITDDEGVVYRPLEGMMVHGPWSKGRVGLLGDAVHATTPHLGQGAGMAIEDALVLAEELERHDDVEAALKAYRDRRYERCRYIVESSLAICLGQLGKAPPVDNHKATAEMFGVVSQPI is encoded by the coding sequence ATGAACAAGCTCGAAGCCCTGATCATAGGTGCCGGTATCGGAGGACTTTCCGCCGCAATAGCACTTGCCCGAAAGGGATTTTCCGTGACCGCGATCGAGCGTGACCCTTCGTGGTCGGTCTATGGCGTCGGCATCATCCAGCAGTCGAACGTCGTGCGCGCGATGGAGCAGCTTGGCGTACTCGACAGCTTCCTTGATGCGGCCTGCGGCTTCGACGCGGTCGAGATCTTTGCTCCTGACGGCACCAAGGTTGCCCGCGTTCCGTCGCCGCGGCTGGTGGAGGGCAAGCCCGCCAACGTCGGCATCGGCCGCCGTGCGCTTCAGAAGGTGCTGGGCGACAGCGCCAAGGCGCTGGGCACCGACTTGAGGCTCGGCCTGACTGCCGAAAGGATCGACGATGACGGGGAGAAGGTTGCCGTTACCTTCTCCGACGGTTCAACCGGCAGCTATGACGTGGTGATCGGCGCGGATGGGGTCTATTCGCAGACCCGCTCGATGATCCTGCCCGACGCGGAAAAGCCGCAGTTCACCGGACAGGCTGTGTGGCGCTACAACTTCCCGCGTGCGGAGGGCCTCGACGCGCTGCAGGTCTACAACGGGCCGACCGGAGTCGGGCTCGTGCCGATGAGCGCGGACGTCATGTACATGTACGTGACAACCCCCGAGCCCGACAATCCGCGCTACCCCACCGAAGGCATTGCCGCCGCGATGCGCGGCAAGCTTGCCAATTGCAGCCCGCAGATCCGTGCGCTGGGCGAACAGATCACCGACGACGAGGGCGTGGTCTACCGTCCCCTCGAAGGCATGATGGTGCATGGGCCCTGGAGCAAGGGTCGCGTCGGGCTGCTCGGCGATGCGGTCCACGCCACAACGCCACACCTTGGACAGGGCGCCGGCATGGCGATCGAGGATGCACTCGTCCTGGCAGAGGAGCTTGAACGCCACGACGACGTCGAGGCCGCGCTCAAGGCCTATCGCGACCGCCGTTACGAGCGCTGCCGCTACATCGTGGAATCCAGCCTCGCGATCTGCCTCGGCCAGCTCGGCAAGGCGCCGCCGGTCGACAATCACAAGGCGACTGCCGAAATGTTCGGCGTCGTCTCGCAACCCATCTGA
- a CDS encoding VOC family protein, with product MSRVTEIRYVGYGVKDFDAEKAFYADVWGLEPVGEDANNAWFKAQGADEHHVVQLRRADENRIDVIALAADSRSDVDALRASVEAAGCKVASEPAVLATPGGGYGFRFFSPDGLLFEVSSDVAKGAKRDLARWEGVPVKISHIVLHSPNHQDMVKFFTDVLGFKVSDWLGDFMCFLRCNSAHHRIAILPGPPCLNHVAYDMLSVDDMMRGAHRLKVKGIDIGWGPGRHTAGNNTFSYFVTPGGFVTEYTSELEEVDFDTHQYKVHVPAPMVMDQWGIGTGGPQTLPHPHANPGLFQTAEA from the coding sequence ATGAGCCGCGTGACCGAAATCCGCTATGTCGGATATGGCGTGAAGGACTTTGACGCCGAAAAGGCGTTCTATGCCGATGTCTGGGGCCTGGAACCAGTGGGCGAGGATGCAAACAACGCCTGGTTCAAGGCACAGGGCGCCGATGAGCATCACGTCGTCCAGTTGCGGCGCGCCGACGAGAACCGCATCGACGTCATCGCGCTTGCCGCCGACAGCCGTTCCGATGTCGATGCCCTGCGTGCCAGCGTGGAAGCGGCCGGGTGCAAGGTCGCGAGCGAGCCGGCCGTGCTGGCCACGCCCGGCGGCGGCTACGGCTTCCGCTTCTTCTCGCCCGATGGCTTGCTGTTCGAAGTGTCGAGCGACGTGGCCAAGGGGGCAAAGCGCGATCTGGCACGCTGGGAAGGCGTACCGGTAAAGATCAGCCACATCGTGTTGCATTCGCCCAACCATCAGGACATGGTGAAGTTCTTTACCGATGTGCTGGGCTTCAAGGTTTCCGACTGGCTCGGCGACTTCATGTGCTTCCTGCGCTGCAATTCGGCGCACCACCGCATCGCCATCCTGCCCGGGCCGCCGTGCCTGAACCATGTGGCCTACGACATGCTCTCGGTCGACGACATGATGCGCGGGGCGCACCGCCTGAAGGTCAAGGGCATCGACATCGGCTGGGGCCCGGGACGCCACACTGCGGGCAACAACACCTTCAGCTATTTCGTGACGCCTGGCGGTTTCGTCACCGAGTACACTTCGGAGCTGGAAGAGGTCGATTTCGACACGCACCAGTACAAGGTGCACGTGCCCGCGCCGATGGTCATGGACCAGTGGGGCATCGGCACCGGCGGCCCGCAGACGTTGCCGCACCCGCACGCCAACCCCGGCCTGTTCCAGACGGCAGAGGCCTGA
- a CDS encoding alpha/beta hydrolase family protein yields the protein MALYEPFPNYIWNLSVSIAMESGGQIGEIVDMCQPIIDAASNGGDAGTPQFMKQWAAYGDKLIALAAEDEARGRMFSASNKLERASLYLLVAERMQGHGAPGRKESYAKARDAFDKSTALGKINRERVEIPLGKGTMPALYTRAPGNGPHPVVVYCNGLDSCKELLYWSRLPEALARRGISTICVDQPGSGEALRLQDLPVDPHSENWASKAVDWLEQQPDVDPKRIGMTGISLGGHFAPRAVAYEPRFASGAVWGANHNWREVQDKRLKREGENPVPHYWAHVMWAFGASDMDDFMVKSEDMNLNGHMDRIKVPFLVTHGADDRQISVSYADDLYDQLVNSPRREKVIFTAREGGVEHVGADNMAYGRDCIADWFAETLGGTTA from the coding sequence ATGGCGCTCTACGAACCGTTCCCGAACTACATCTGGAATCTCTCGGTTTCGATCGCGATGGAGAGCGGCGGGCAGATCGGCGAAATCGTCGACATGTGCCAGCCGATTATCGATGCCGCCTCCAACGGCGGCGATGCCGGCACGCCGCAGTTCATGAAGCAGTGGGCCGCCTATGGCGACAAGCTGATCGCGCTTGCCGCCGAGGACGAGGCTAGGGGGCGCATGTTCTCCGCCTCGAACAAGCTCGAGCGGGCTTCGCTCTACCTGCTGGTGGCAGAGCGCATGCAGGGTCATGGCGCACCGGGCCGCAAGGAGAGCTATGCGAAGGCGCGCGATGCCTTCGACAAGTCCACCGCGCTCGGCAAGATCAACCGCGAGCGGGTGGAGATCCCGCTCGGCAAAGGCACGATGCCCGCGCTCTACACTCGCGCGCCGGGCAACGGCCCACATCCGGTTGTCGTTTATTGCAACGGCCTCGATAGCTGCAAGGAGCTGCTCTACTGGAGCCGCCTGCCCGAAGCGCTGGCCCGGCGCGGCATTTCGACAATCTGCGTCGACCAGCCCGGTTCGGGCGAGGCCCTGCGCCTCCAGGACCTGCCGGTAGACCCGCATTCGGAGAACTGGGCCTCGAAGGCGGTGGACTGGCTGGAGCAGCAGCCCGACGTCGACCCCAAGCGCATCGGCATGACCGGCATCAGCCTCGGCGGCCACTTCGCCCCCCGCGCCGTTGCCTACGAGCCGCGCTTTGCCTCGGGCGCGGTATGGGGTGCCAACCACAACTGGCGGGAGGTGCAGGACAAGCGCCTCAAGCGCGAAGGCGAAAACCCGGTGCCCCACTATTGGGCGCATGTGATGTGGGCGTTCGGTGCCAGCGACATGGACGATTTCATGGTCAAGTCAGAGGACATGAACCTGAATGGCCACATGGACCGGATCAAGGTGCCGTTCCTCGTCACCCATGGGGCCGACGACCGCCAGATCAGCGTTTCCTACGCCGACGACCTCTATGACCAGCTCGTCAATTCGCCGCGCCGCGAGAAGGTGATCTTCACCGCCCGCGAAGGTGGCGTCGAACACGTCGGCGCCGACAACATGGCCTATGGCCGCGACTGCATTGCCGACTGGTTCGCCGAGACGTTGGGCGGTACGACTGCCTGA
- a CDS encoding cyclase family protein has protein sequence MTRRFVDLSIMLENEVVTDPPFMRPHIEYQKHGDTLGELGFFFPGVTAEDTPDAAGFAAAEKVTLTTHNGTHLDAPWHFHPTQDGGKPAMTIDEVPLEWCFQPGVKLDFRHFPDGYVVTAQDVEDELKRIGHELTPLEIVLVNTAAGKAVGNPNFVNIGCGMGYEATMYLTSRGVRVTGTDAWSWDAPFSYTAEKVKETGDKSLIWEGHKAGRDIGYCHLEKLHNLEVLPASGFTVSCFPHKIKGASAGWTRAVAIFED, from the coding sequence ATGACCCGCCGTTTCGTCGACCTTTCGATCATGCTGGAGAACGAGGTCGTCACCGATCCGCCATTCATGCGCCCGCATATCGAGTACCAGAAGCATGGCGACACGCTTGGCGAACTGGGCTTCTTCTTTCCCGGCGTGACGGCTGAGGACACACCCGATGCAGCCGGGTTCGCGGCGGCGGAGAAGGTGACGCTGACCACGCACAACGGCACGCACCTTGATGCGCCGTGGCATTTCCATCCGACGCAGGATGGTGGCAAGCCGGCGATGACGATTGACGAAGTGCCGCTGGAATGGTGCTTCCAGCCCGGCGTGAAGCTTGATTTCCGTCACTTCCCGGATGGTTATGTGGTCACGGCGCAGGACGTCGAGGACGAACTCAAGCGCATCGGGCATGAGCTGACGCCGCTGGAGATCGTTCTGGTCAACACCGCAGCGGGCAAGGCTGTGGGCAATCCGAACTTCGTCAACATTGGTTGCGGGATGGGCTACGAGGCCACGATGTACCTCACCTCGCGCGGGGTCCGAGTGACCGGGACCGACGCATGGAGCTGGGACGCGCCGTTCAGCTATACGGCTGAAAAGGTCAAGGAAACCGGTGATAAGTCGCTGATTTGGGAAGGCCACAAGGCCGGTCGCGACATCGGCTACTGCCATCTCGAGAAGCTGCACAACCTGGAAGTCCTGCCTGCCAGCGGCTTCACGGTCAGTTGCTTCCCCCACAAGATCAAGGGTGCATCCGCCGGCTGGACCCGGGCCGTGGCGATCTTCGAGGATTGA
- the bioD gene encoding dethiobiotin synthase, producing MTAFVVTGTDTGVGKTIFSAALTGALNAHYWKPVQAGLEDGADRDHVARLAGVPASHVLPESYRLNTPCSPHRAAELDGVVLDLARIALPDVRPLVVEGAGGALVPVTRNTTYADVFAWWNLPVVIVARTGLGTINHSLLTIEALRARGVPIHGVAFVGDAVEDSEATICAMGEVRRLGRLPMLGQLDRPALAQAFAEGFRVEDFA from the coding sequence ATGACCGCTTTCGTCGTCACCGGCACAGACACGGGCGTCGGCAAGACGATCTTTTCCGCCGCGCTGACAGGCGCGCTTAACGCGCATTACTGGAAGCCTGTCCAGGCCGGGCTCGAAGACGGCGCAGACCGCGATCACGTGGCACGGCTCGCCGGGGTTCCCGCCAGCCATGTCCTGCCCGAATCCTACCGCCTCAACACGCCTTGCTCTCCCCACCGCGCGGCGGAGCTTGACGGCGTGGTGCTGGACCTGGCCCGCATCGCACTTCCGGACGTCCGGCCACTGGTAGTCGAAGGTGCGGGCGGCGCGCTCGTTCCCGTCACCCGCAACACGACCTATGCGGACGTCTTCGCCTGGTGGAACCTGCCGGTCGTGATCGTTGCCCGCACCGGGCTTGGTACGATCAATCACTCGCTCCTGACGATCGAGGCGCTGCGCGCGCGCGGGGTGCCGATCCACGGCGTAGCCTTCGTCGGCGACGCAGTGGAGGACAGCGAGGCCACGATCTGCGCCATGGGCGAAGTCAGGCGGTTAGGCCGCCTGCCGATGCTCGGCCAGCTCGACCGGCCCGCGCTCGCACAGGCCTTTGCCGAAGGCTTCCGGGTAGAAGATTTCGCCTAG
- a CDS encoding 8-amino-7-oxononanoate synthase, with the protein MAESTTRTGNLWSAHTADLAALGEKARLRSLAPRRGVDFASNDYLAMSSSPRLAGAVQEAVTRGVPLGSGGSRLLRGNDPEHELLETEAARFFGSESALFFSSGYAANVALLSTLPQRGDLIIYDELVHASMHEGLRLTRATSVSAAHNDPQSFDDAALDWRAKGNTGRVWLAFETLYSMDGDMAPVAEMAQIAERHDAVMLIDEAHATGVFGVDGRGLAASLDGRADTIVLRTCGKAMGCEGALVLAPRVVRDFLVNRGRPFIFSTAPSPLVCAAVREAMRMMADEPERRENLRTLVAHAERALVRHGAEPTGSQILPLILGEDARTMAVAASLQASGFDVRGIRPPTVPQGTSRLRISLTLNATRDDVDALGTALEEALR; encoded by the coding sequence ATGGCCGAAAGCACCACCCGCACCGGCAACCTGTGGTCGGCGCACACCGCCGACCTTGCAGCGCTTGGCGAAAAGGCGCGCCTGCGCTCGCTCGCTCCGCGGCGCGGGGTGGACTTCGCATCGAACGACTACCTCGCCATGTCCTCCTCGCCCCGACTGGCAGGGGCAGTGCAGGAAGCCGTGACGCGGGGTGTGCCGTTGGGTTCGGGTGGATCGAGGCTGCTGCGAGGCAATGATCCCGAACACGAGTTGCTGGAGACGGAAGCCGCCCGCTTCTTCGGCTCGGAAAGCGCCCTGTTCTTCTCGTCAGGCTACGCCGCCAATGTTGCACTGCTTTCCACTCTTCCGCAGCGCGGTGACCTGATTATCTATGACGAACTGGTCCATGCCTCAATGCACGAGGGCCTGCGCCTGACGCGCGCCACCAGCGTCAGTGCCGCCCACAACGATCCGCAGAGCTTCGACGATGCTGCGCTTGACTGGCGCGCCAAGGGCAACACCGGCCGCGTCTGGCTCGCGTTCGAGACGCTCTATTCCATGGACGGCGACATGGCACCGGTTGCCGAGATGGCGCAGATCGCGGAACGCCACGACGCGGTCATGCTGATCGACGAAGCCCACGCGACGGGCGTGTTCGGCGTCGATGGACGCGGCCTTGCCGCCAGCCTTGACGGGCGGGCCGATACCATTGTTCTGCGCACTTGCGGCAAAGCCATGGGCTGTGAAGGTGCCCTCGTCCTGGCGCCGCGTGTCGTCCGCGACTTCCTCGTCAATCGGGGCCGTCCTTTCATCTTCTCGACCGCTCCTTCACCGCTCGTATGCGCCGCAGTGCGCGAGGCGATGCGCATGATGGCAGACGAGCCCGAGCGCCGCGAGAACTTGCGTACGCTCGTAGCCCACGCCGAACGTGCACTCGTCCGCCACGGCGCCGAACCAACAGGTTCGCAGATCCTTCCGCTAATCCTGGGCGAAGACGCGCGCACCATGGCAGTCGCCGCTTCTCTCCAGGCAAGCGGTTTCGACGTGCGCGGCATCCGCCCACCCACAGTGCCGCAAGGCACCAGCCGCCTGCGCATCTCGCTGACGCTCAACGCCACGCGCGACGACGTCGATGCGCTTGGCACAGCACTGGAAGAGGCGCTGCGATGA